One window from the genome of Cytobacillus oceanisediminis encodes:
- a CDS encoding nuclease: MKEKILITSLSRLSKDSPWRVGVYLDDGYTFFHAGNNGKVATSPRFHLFLSEIEKKVSRYPVEIGFHHLTEFRDMEITKIREQIVYVDCGFEAKRLVRAGRYRYEKEVFSSPLSIGPKAEIQGETINEANSMFKSMAETESIPSTTMDYIAIAKVMKIHDGDTIRASIVSTTDLLSGYGINEGSEIEVRYNGIDAAEYDPEKKDEYKSSKNKRYADIYGLKTEDMFEVASEALAYNKKLLKYSENGTALVVLHFDRAKDGDQPSLDYYGNRYICDLYATAEKNPAPIKDKIKRGSSFVHVNKSMLVEQSKKFTHVPLANFEFDDALKGSSILNPYSWIHELNIKVFDSGDDNRQGMSHPDRTLEPNVEGDPVSLPDSELNTDTLLFANGEDEKPNNHNFFKAYDDRVKEFLKGIQTEDDLKLHSKVRIGDVILTIPPVAIDVDKTSNISRVKTLRTKSSVLVNRGQTLTTLKMDLYFHDIENINGKLIPRKAGDKENFLEVDGLRPLLAQFAKTPFVPIDNYYINEVIGVQDVGLMDIEVSTVPNFPESLTATLTLVEFNSEAYLMDHSSLNESISYPLMRWYYNQALVEREEKHRYFKRLEGPIKNELSFTLADEEFLEQRREAINWMKNADSPEKHRIDLKKSLQFQSKEQDSETAKKLLREYQVYKDANIKDYSVIDYFGKKDGFFWDVVKYLKDKYPIKSETAENAVIAGEEIFSEMYDNDFKEEWEKLTQQKNIFIPYESRVFYKERFEWNDLTDFFERSNETPPVDYNESPYINRQKQGIIILAKMKSVENQRTMESFFKRYFNEDKGVFYIPGTAANFEVLKKIASGADNMLETADKYEEEFNKRMRIIEASELGVKMNDFEIKGHLIPLSVNARFSNEFSSGHVLAGEAPTLQYLGGGDPYLDIVLEMDEDAAQDFSRLIRKSDEYAKQYAQGITNGYLGVKNDLAQLFGIRHIMFQSVRISTVPGFPGRFHVMISAIGFDKTQRQREELKALPGNAKHMDLEMLKAHKNAFANDRMIEARLRKLEVYPDLELPTYEEVNAILPHLDAGIKTYKNLTNGIYVDPDFYFSTLTTFRENVEKMYGESHQMNMFDAAGVAAYTSSGDINKLFNTTEADWGILEEMQKTDGVEPLNWVFNWSKEEEGEANPSQSAGQQMASEAAQANYKNPELKTFLTKTSDDGTPVFYSFPTKAEWQKLFPNYSYEEFKSEPTPSEDKIYNHLNTLVDKYFSKYYSAKNFIEDCKGDMKDADKSLKQVSYTPAEEFYSMVFDMHYSMGSTVSWRVDQLIKKEKIVKPKKQDFIKAKAFYKADKKPTKERFMTMMKAFLDKTTGWKHYKNNNPMVSKAGRAGIAQVDISSNGMSVSEAKKLIYNWKHNLEMAVAQLAAYYEMSRHLDDNLENFEVYCRPWDAMFALYENPNKKVKTSKDILASDVASGVISRFNHYAQKPFDTASGFNQAIYKKYAGLSKEEKITTGGGKKTDYVEALLELEYYDLKVLKKAGLKVNSDKNGIKKAMKEHLETLSKTQLYDLYLKHLKKLHDLFQHQGTYWEWLKHPLHIEDKNGYLYSYNMASKGYNLYFSAKEMDKAVESSQAASDTRLYNEADPQTLYREMFHDLRRHDQRGRMVRAFPGFQMFIIHEGDYFGKYKFWDNMYGFNAIESIDVHRSRKIAADTAVISMTNVYSNLTTRRTDIDFVDREVKWWDNYIWNEIPQDLIDKKANEHHKTISLETGARIHLRMGYSGNAKDLPVVFNGTITEMEIGDVIDIVAQGDGVELGNVISGDPDDDNDGLFSVTEPRDLICSLMGSKGSWIKDFMNGASDGQLFKKNPLGIMHFGQAWDTTDTTASKPLGNLIWYNDEYGEVAQNIYSSNGSPTFSQWVHPNGERNNIFNDFTWSNLWANKFKIFNPGDEKNVVVKFYNNTVWDIITTVANTSPDYIAAVHPFELRSTLFFGKPYWRCAFEYDSYYQFDESNKTWTRHLTKEARRPYMQHKLYTSHYDIIQNNIKASEDNLYTNVIVNYDGNQTPVLYADADIRYDKHKTRVVEANVVAKFADFYSSEVMATYFGMSSLRDNMKDMYKGNILVLGDPTVKPHDMMFLNDDINDINGTCQVKAVTHHFSAETGFVTSIEPDLLCVNDDQIILETAKWFNSFAASFVAGMATSYFARKGIKNLSSWLRKSPYLPKNVGEWVNTKGLRQALVLVNDGTSKDIQAALDTLDNIIKEKDPVKKKALNDRLKKHFQNAIQNLTKSQGKWGTGTAKTLSRKLVLTSGLKMLTNADDVAKASKNIIGMLRGVASATPIGFILNMGFWIGSEMLFEHYRRYKENLQCVVAMPLTYRGKELTAGINNHAGMVYGDTPGRYDKMFDATLFHDDGEAEFWGNAGIELLNFLSGSGGVYADQEKAKELNELGKGQ, translated from the coding sequence ATGAAGGAAAAAATATTAATTACCTCTCTTTCCAGATTGAGCAAAGACTCACCATGGCGAGTAGGTGTTTACCTGGATGATGGATATACGTTTTTTCATGCAGGAAATAATGGCAAAGTGGCCACGAGCCCCCGTTTTCATTTGTTCCTGTCCGAAATAGAAAAGAAAGTAAGCCGGTACCCTGTTGAAATAGGATTCCACCATCTTACTGAGTTCAGGGATATGGAAATTACCAAAATACGTGAACAAATTGTCTATGTGGATTGCGGTTTTGAAGCTAAGCGCCTGGTTCGGGCAGGGCGGTACCGCTATGAAAAAGAAGTGTTCAGTTCCCCGCTGTCTATTGGTCCAAAAGCCGAAATCCAGGGGGAAACCATCAACGAAGCAAACTCAATGTTCAAATCGATGGCAGAAACAGAGAGTATTCCTTCTACCACTATGGATTACATTGCTATCGCAAAAGTAATGAAAATTCATGATGGCGATACAATAAGAGCTTCAATTGTCTCAACGACGGACCTTCTCAGCGGATATGGAATCAATGAGGGTTCCGAGATCGAAGTCCGATACAACGGAATTGATGCAGCCGAGTATGATCCAGAGAAGAAGGATGAGTATAAATCATCAAAAAATAAGCGATATGCAGACATCTACGGGTTAAAAACAGAAGACATGTTTGAGGTGGCCAGTGAAGCCTTGGCATACAATAAAAAACTTCTTAAATACAGCGAGAACGGAACTGCATTGGTTGTCCTTCATTTTGACCGAGCAAAGGATGGAGATCAGCCGAGCTTGGATTACTATGGAAACCGATATATTTGCGACCTCTATGCTACCGCTGAGAAAAACCCTGCACCCATAAAGGACAAAATCAAAAGAGGCAGTTCCTTTGTTCATGTAAACAAATCCATGCTTGTAGAACAATCAAAGAAGTTCACCCATGTTCCATTAGCAAACTTTGAATTTGACGATGCCCTTAAAGGCTCAAGCATCTTAAATCCATACAGCTGGATACACGAGTTGAACATAAAGGTCTTTGATTCAGGTGATGATAACCGGCAGGGGATGTCCCATCCGGACAGAACCTTAGAGCCTAATGTAGAAGGAGATCCCGTCAGTCTCCCTGACAGTGAGCTGAATACAGATACTCTCCTATTTGCGAATGGTGAGGACGAAAAGCCAAACAATCACAATTTCTTCAAAGCTTATGATGATCGCGTGAAAGAATTCCTTAAAGGGATACAAACGGAAGATGACTTAAAGCTGCATTCAAAAGTAAGGATTGGGGATGTCATCCTGACAATTCCACCAGTGGCAATTGATGTGGACAAAACCTCAAATATCTCCCGGGTCAAAACACTCCGCACGAAATCATCCGTTTTAGTCAATCGTGGGCAAACCCTCACTACTTTAAAAATGGACCTTTACTTTCATGATATTGAGAACATTAACGGTAAGCTTATCCCTAGAAAAGCCGGAGATAAAGAGAATTTCCTTGAAGTTGATGGGCTAAGACCGCTTCTGGCTCAATTTGCCAAAACACCTTTCGTTCCTATCGACAACTATTATATTAATGAGGTAATTGGTGTACAGGATGTCGGCTTGATGGACATTGAGGTATCAACTGTCCCTAATTTCCCTGAATCTCTTACAGCTACGCTGACACTTGTAGAATTCAACTCTGAGGCTTATCTAATGGATCATAGCAGCCTTAATGAATCTATCAGCTACCCTTTAATGCGTTGGTATTATAATCAGGCCCTTGTAGAGCGTGAAGAAAAACACCGTTACTTTAAGCGTCTGGAAGGCCCCATTAAAAATGAGTTGTCCTTTACTCTAGCAGATGAAGAATTTTTGGAGCAGCGAAGGGAAGCCATCAACTGGATGAAGAATGCGGATTCTCCAGAGAAACACCGTATCGATTTGAAGAAGAGCCTTCAATTCCAAAGCAAGGAACAGGATTCAGAAACTGCCAAAAAACTTCTCCGAGAATATCAAGTTTATAAGGATGCCAATATTAAAGACTATTCGGTCATTGATTATTTCGGCAAGAAAGATGGGTTTTTCTGGGATGTAGTCAAATATCTTAAAGATAAATATCCTATTAAGAGTGAAACAGCTGAAAATGCAGTTATCGCTGGTGAGGAAATATTCTCCGAGATGTATGACAATGATTTTAAAGAAGAGTGGGAGAAGCTGACTCAGCAAAAGAATATCTTTATTCCTTATGAGAGCAGGGTGTTCTATAAAGAAAGATTTGAATGGAATGACCTGACGGATTTCTTTGAGAGGTCCAATGAAACTCCTCCGGTAGATTACAATGAATCTCCTTACATCAATCGGCAGAAGCAGGGGATAATCATTCTGGCGAAAATGAAAAGTGTTGAAAATCAGCGGACCATGGAATCTTTCTTCAAACGCTATTTCAATGAGGATAAGGGAGTTTTCTATATCCCGGGTACAGCAGCTAATTTTGAAGTCCTAAAGAAAATCGCTTCCGGCGCAGACAATATGCTTGAAACGGCTGATAAATATGAAGAAGAGTTCAATAAGAGAATGCGCATTATTGAAGCAAGTGAGCTCGGTGTGAAAATGAACGATTTCGAAATCAAAGGACACCTTATTCCGCTTTCTGTAAATGCCCGTTTTTCAAATGAGTTCAGCAGTGGGCATGTATTGGCCGGGGAAGCACCGACGCTTCAATACTTGGGTGGAGGAGATCCGTATCTTGATATTGTTCTGGAGATGGACGAAGATGCAGCTCAGGATTTCAGCAGGCTAATCCGTAAATCCGATGAATACGCCAAGCAATACGCACAAGGCATTACGAATGGCTACCTTGGCGTTAAGAACGATCTGGCTCAGCTATTCGGCATCAGGCACATCATGTTCCAAAGTGTAAGAATAAGCACAGTCCCTGGTTTCCCCGGAAGATTCCACGTTATGATTTCAGCTATCGGCTTTGATAAGACTCAACGGCAGAGAGAAGAACTGAAAGCCTTGCCAGGGAATGCAAAGCATATGGACCTGGAAATGTTAAAGGCACATAAGAATGCATTTGCGAATGACCGTATGATTGAAGCTAGGCTGAGAAAATTGGAGGTTTATCCCGACCTTGAACTTCCGACCTATGAAGAGGTTAACGCTATCCTTCCTCACCTGGATGCCGGAATCAAGACATATAAAAATTTAACCAACGGAATTTATGTGGACCCGGACTTCTATTTTTCTACCCTTACGACATTCCGTGAAAATGTAGAAAAGATGTATGGAGAGAGCCATCAGATGAACATGTTTGATGCTGCAGGTGTTGCTGCTTATACTAGCAGCGGGGATATCAACAAACTCTTTAATACAACAGAAGCCGATTGGGGCATCCTGGAGGAAATGCAAAAGACAGATGGGGTAGAGCCGCTAAATTGGGTTTTTAATTGGTCTAAAGAAGAAGAAGGCGAAGCTAATCCTAGTCAGTCAGCTGGCCAGCAAATGGCTTCGGAAGCTGCGCAGGCTAATTATAAAAATCCGGAATTGAAAACATTCCTGACGAAGACCAGTGACGATGGAACGCCTGTATTCTATTCTTTCCCTACAAAGGCCGAATGGCAAAAACTTTTCCCGAATTATAGCTATGAAGAGTTTAAAAGCGAGCCAACACCAAGTGAGGACAAAATCTACAACCACCTCAATACCCTCGTTGATAAATACTTCTCCAAATATTATTCTGCTAAAAACTTCATTGAGGACTGCAAAGGGGACATGAAAGATGCGGATAAATCCCTCAAACAAGTTTCCTATACTCCAGCAGAAGAATTCTATTCCATGGTTTTCGACATGCATTACAGCATGGGCTCAACAGTATCCTGGAGGGTTGACCAGCTAATCAAGAAAGAAAAGATTGTTAAACCAAAGAAACAGGACTTCATTAAAGCAAAAGCATTTTACAAGGCGGATAAAAAGCCGACGAAAGAACGCTTTATGACCATGATGAAGGCATTTCTTGATAAGACAACTGGATGGAAGCATTATAAAAACAATAACCCTATGGTTTCCAAAGCCGGCCGTGCAGGAATAGCACAGGTTGACATCAGCTCAAATGGCATGTCAGTCAGTGAAGCCAAAAAGTTGATTTACAACTGGAAACATAACCTTGAGATGGCTGTTGCCCAGCTTGCTGCGTATTATGAAATGTCCCGTCATCTTGATGACAATTTGGAAAACTTTGAAGTATATTGCCGTCCATGGGATGCCATGTTTGCCTTATATGAAAATCCAAATAAAAAGGTCAAGACCTCTAAGGATATTCTGGCAAGCGACGTTGCTTCCGGAGTCATAAGCAGATTTAACCACTATGCGCAAAAACCGTTTGATACTGCAAGCGGCTTTAACCAGGCGATTTATAAAAAATATGCCGGCTTAAGCAAAGAGGAGAAAATCACAACTGGCGGAGGCAAGAAAACAGATTATGTGGAAGCCCTGCTCGAACTGGAATACTACGATTTAAAAGTACTCAAGAAGGCGGGATTGAAAGTTAATTCCGATAAGAATGGGATTAAAAAGGCAATGAAAGAACATCTTGAAACACTGAGCAAAACACAGCTTTATGATCTGTATCTCAAACACTTGAAAAAGCTTCATGACCTATTCCAGCACCAGGGGACCTACTGGGAGTGGCTCAAGCATCCTCTTCATATTGAGGACAAGAATGGCTACCTCTACTCTTACAATATGGCATCTAAGGGATACAACTTGTATTTCAGTGCCAAGGAAATGGATAAGGCAGTGGAGTCTTCACAGGCTGCAAGCGACACGAGACTCTATAATGAAGCGGATCCGCAAACCCTTTACAGGGAAATGTTCCATGATTTAAGAAGGCATGACCAGAGGGGGCGCATGGTCCGGGCCTTCCCTGGATTCCAAATGTTTATCATCCATGAAGGGGATTACTTCGGAAAATATAAATTCTGGGATAACATGTACGGCTTTAATGCAATTGAAAGTATCGACGTTCACCGCTCCAGAAAGATCGCAGCCGATACTGCTGTCATTTCAATGACAAATGTTTACTCCAACCTGACAACCCGCAGGACAGACATTGATTTCGTTGATCGCGAAGTAAAATGGTGGGATAACTACATTTGGAATGAAATCCCGCAAGATCTGATCGATAAAAAAGCCAATGAACATCACAAGACCATTTCTCTTGAAACCGGAGCCAGAATCCATTTGAGGATGGGCTATAGCGGAAACGCAAAGGACTTGCCAGTAGTGTTCAATGGAACGATTACTGAAATGGAAATAGGGGATGTCATTGATATTGTTGCTCAAGGTGACGGGGTAGAGCTTGGTAATGTCATATCAGGTGACCCGGATGATGACAATGACGGTCTTTTCTCTGTGACGGAGCCAAGAGATTTAATCTGCAGTTTAATGGGTTCTAAAGGAAGCTGGATAAAAGACTTTATGAACGGGGCCTCTGATGGACAGCTCTTCAAGAAAAACCCGTTGGGCATTATGCACTTTGGGCAGGCTTGGGACACAACAGATACTACCGCTTCCAAACCTTTAGGAAATCTGATTTGGTATAACGATGAGTATGGTGAAGTAGCTCAAAACATTTATTCCTCAAATGGTTCTCCTACTTTCTCGCAGTGGGTGCATCCAAATGGAGAAAGAAATAATATCTTTAATGACTTTACCTGGAGCAATCTGTGGGCCAATAAATTCAAGATTTTCAATCCAGGGGATGAAAAGAACGTCGTTGTTAAATTCTACAACAACACGGTTTGGGATATCATTACGACCGTTGCCAATACGTCGCCGGACTACATTGCAGCAGTGCACCCGTTTGAATTAAGGTCTACCCTATTCTTTGGAAAGCCATATTGGCGATGTGCTTTTGAATATGATTCCTACTACCAATTTGATGAATCCAACAAAACATGGACAAGGCATCTGACAAAAGAAGCAAGAAGGCCATACATGCAGCATAAGCTGTACACGTCGCACTACGATATTATCCAAAACAATATAAAGGCGAGTGAGGATAATCTCTATACCAACGTGATCGTTAACTATGATGGAAATCAGACGCCAGTGCTTTATGCAGATGCGGATATCCGTTATGACAAACACAAGACCCGTGTGGTTGAAGCAAATGTCGTTGCTAAATTTGCGGATTTCTACTCGTCAGAAGTAATGGCAACCTACTTTGGAATGTCCTCTCTTCGTGACAATATGAAGGATATGTATAAAGGTAATATCCTAGTGCTGGGGGATCCTACAGTAAAGCCTCATGATATGATGTTCCTCAATGATGATATCAATGATATTAATGGAACATGCCAGGTTAAAGCTGTAACTCACCATTTCAGTGCAGAAACAGGATTTGTAACATCGATTGAGCCTGACCTTCTCTGCGTAAATGATGACCAAATCATTTTGGAGACAGCCAAATGGTTCAACAGCTTTGCTGCTTCATTTGTGGCGGGAATGGCAACTTCCTATTTTGCCAGAAAGGGAATCAAGAATCTGAGCTCATGGCTGAGGAAGTCTCCATATTTGCCAAAGAATGTTGGAGAATGGGTTAACACAAAAGGTTTAAGGCAGGCATTAGTATTGGTTAATGACGGAACCTCGAAAGATATCCAGGCTGCTCTTGATACGCTGGATAATATCATAAAAGAAAAGGATCCGGTCAAAAAGAAAGCCCTAAACGACAGGCTTAAAAAGCACTTCCAAAACGCAATACAAAACCTTACAAAGTCCCAAGGAAAATGGGGAACTGGAACAGCCAAGACGTTATCAAGAAAGCTTGTTCTCACATCTGGTTTAAAGATGCTGACAAATGCGGATGATGTAGCAAAAGCATCCAAGAACATCATTGGTATGCTCCGAGGAGTCGCTTCAGCTACCCCGATTGGATTCATCCTGAACATGGGGTTCTGGATTGGGAGTGAAATGCTGTTCGAACATTACCGTCGATACAAGGAAAATCTTCAATGTGTGGTTGCCATGCCGCTCACATATAGAGGAAAAGAATTAACGGCCGGCATCAATAATCATGCCGGGATGGTCTATGGCGATACACCAGGTCGCTATGACAAAATGTTCGACGCTACACTCTTTCATGACGATGGAGAAGCTGAATTCTGGGGCAATGCCGGTATTGAACTATTAAACTTCCTTTCCGGTTCAGGCGGTGTCTATGCTGATCAGGAAAAGGCAAAAGAGCTTAATGAATTAGGAAAAGGACAATAA